Proteins from a genomic interval of Chryseobacterium indologenes:
- a CDS encoding 2Fe-2S iron-sulfur cluster binding domain-containing protein, translating into MNSFYKLKTVKVQKDTPDAVSVAVEIPEELKDKFRFKQGQYLNFRMMINGNEERRSYSICNAPSEKSNRLEVLVKLLEGGKVSGYFNEHLHMDEMLEVMPPMGGFNTSYHPTNVKTYIGLAAGSGITPVLSNIKESLYQEPDSNAYLFYSNRSMNHVLRKNEIDKLVEQFNGRLKVVYLVSREKHEDPVFEGRISPEKLDQLFERYTDIDIREATYFICGPSEMIKGIADYLKKDKKVPAIQVLFEYFTAPDEENTEEMSDEFKAIANIESMVTVIIDDDEYSFHLNSKKESILDKALKDQLPVPFACKGGVCCTCKAQVLEGEVFMEKNYALTEEEVARGFVLTCQCHPTTNVVMLNYDV; encoded by the coding sequence ATGAATTCATTTTATAAACTTAAAACAGTTAAAGTTCAGAAAGATACTCCGGATGCAGTCAGTGTAGCCGTAGAGATTCCTGAAGAACTGAAAGATAAGTTCAGATTCAAACAAGGACAATACCTGAATTTCCGAATGATGATCAACGGAAATGAAGAAAGACGTTCTTACTCAATTTGTAACGCTCCCAGTGAGAAAAGTAACAGACTGGAAGTGTTGGTGAAATTACTGGAAGGCGGAAAGGTATCAGGATATTTCAATGAGCATCTTCATATGGATGAAATGTTAGAAGTAATGCCTCCTATGGGTGGTTTCAATACTTCTTATCATCCTACCAATGTGAAGACGTACATTGGTCTGGCGGCAGGAAGCGGTATTACCCCTGTTTTGTCTAATATTAAAGAAAGCCTTTATCAGGAGCCCGACAGCAATGCTTACCTGTTCTACAGCAACAGAAGTATGAATCATGTTTTGAGAAAAAATGAAATTGATAAACTGGTAGAGCAATTCAACGGTAGACTTAAAGTTGTATACCTTGTAAGCCGCGAGAAACATGAAGATCCTGTTTTTGAAGGAAGGATCTCTCCTGAGAAATTAGATCAGTTGTTTGAAAGGTATACTGATATTGACATCAGAGAAGCCACTTATTTTATTTGCGGGCCTTCAGAAATGATCAAAGGGATTGCGGACTATCTGAAAAAAGATAAGAAAGTACCTGCTATTCAGGTTTTATTTGAATATTTCACGGCTCCTGACGAAGAGAATACGGAGGAAATGAGTGATGAATTCAAGGCTATTGCGAATATTGAAAGTATGGTAACGGTGATTATCGATGATGATGAATATTCGTTCCACCTTAATTCTAAAAAAGAAAGTATCTTAGATAAAGCATTGAAAGACCAGCTTCCCGTTCCTTTTGCATGCAAAGGAGGTGTTTGCTGTACGTGTAAAGCACAGGTTTTGGAAGGAGAAGTTTTCATGGAGAAAAACTATGCGCTTACCGAAGAAGAAGTAGCCAGAGGCTTCGTTCTTACCTGCCAATGTCACCCGACAACGAATGTGGTGATGCTTAATTATGATGTTTAA
- the clpB gene encoding ATP-dependent chaperone ClpB translates to MNLNQYTVKSQEAIQAAQQVAMELGNQSIEPQHLLEGIFQVDENISPFLLKKSEADANLVRERNRENLEKLPKVQGGNIYLSQSANKVLLDAPNIAKKMGDEYVTIEHLWLSLLETNSEVSKMLKDMGVTKSLLEGAIKELRKGSKATSASSEETYQSLNKYAKNFNELAAEGKLDPVIGRDEEIRRVLQILSRRTKNNPILIGEPGVGKTAIAEGIAHRIISGDVPENLMDKTLFSLDMGALIAGAKYKGEFEERLKSVVNEVIKSDGQIILFIDEIHTLVGAGGGEGAMDAANILKPALARGELRAIGATTLNEYQKYFEKDKALERRFQKVMVEEPDTESAISILRGIKDKYEAHHKVRIKDEAIIAAVEMSQRYISDRFLPDKAIDLIDEASAKLRMEINSKPEELDVLDRRLMQLEIELAAISREGNQTKIDHLKEDIAKISEQRNEINAKWLKEKQKSEDLTQIKKEIESLKHEAERASRAGDYAKVAEIQYGKLREKEDELAKVELEMQNHQNELIKEEVTAENISEVIAKWTGIPVTKLLQSERDKLLNLEAELHHRVVGQDEAIQAVADAIRRNRAGLSDDKKPIGSFLFLGTTGVGKTELAKALAEFLFDDENNMTRIDMSEYQERHSVSRLVGAPPGYVGYDEGGQLTEAVRRRPYSVVLLDEIEKAHPDVFNTLLQVLDDGRLTDNKGRVVNFKNSIIIMTSNLGSHLIQENFENLTEENQDEIVDKTKEEVFDLLKQTLRPEFLNRIDEIVLFQPLRKKEIGKIVQYQLRGFNDLLAKRNIIMTFTQDAVDYLMDKGYDPAFGARPLKRVIQQEVLNKLSKEILAGNVKDGDRITLDYFVETGLVFRPTEK, encoded by the coding sequence ATGAACTTAAACCAATATACTGTAAAATCACAAGAAGCCATCCAGGCAGCTCAACAGGTCGCTATGGAATTAGGCAATCAAAGTATCGAACCTCAACATCTCCTTGAAGGAATTTTTCAGGTAGATGAAAATATATCACCTTTTCTACTAAAAAAATCTGAAGCAGATGCGAATTTAGTGAGAGAAAGAAACCGTGAAAATTTAGAAAAACTTCCTAAAGTACAAGGGGGAAATATTTATCTTTCACAATCAGCCAATAAAGTTTTACTGGATGCTCCCAATATCGCCAAGAAAATGGGTGATGAATATGTAACCATTGAGCATTTATGGCTATCTCTTTTGGAAACAAACTCAGAAGTATCTAAAATGCTCAAGGATATGGGCGTTACAAAAAGCCTGCTGGAAGGTGCTATCAAAGAATTAAGAAAAGGAAGCAAAGCTACTTCTGCCAGTTCGGAAGAGACTTATCAATCCTTGAATAAATATGCTAAAAACTTTAACGAATTAGCAGCTGAAGGAAAACTGGACCCTGTGATCGGACGTGATGAGGAGATCAGAAGAGTTCTCCAGATCCTTTCCCGAAGAACTAAAAACAACCCTATCCTTATCGGAGAACCGGGTGTTGGTAAAACGGCAATTGCTGAAGGAATTGCGCACAGAATTATCAGTGGCGACGTTCCCGAAAACCTCATGGATAAAACATTATTCTCGCTAGACATGGGAGCTTTGATCGCCGGAGCAAAATACAAAGGTGAATTTGAAGAGCGTTTAAAATCTGTTGTCAATGAAGTGATCAAATCAGACGGACAGATTATCCTTTTCATTGATGAGATCCATACGCTTGTAGGAGCCGGAGGCGGTGAAGGTGCCATGGATGCGGCAAACATTCTGAAACCTGCTTTAGCCAGAGGCGAATTAAGAGCTATCGGAGCTACTACCCTGAACGAGTACCAAAAGTATTTCGAAAAAGATAAAGCATTAGAAAGACGTTTCCAGAAAGTGATGGTGGAAGAGCCCGATACAGAATCTGCTATTTCGATCCTTCGTGGGATCAAAGATAAATATGAAGCCCACCACAAAGTAAGAATCAAAGATGAGGCAATCATTGCAGCAGTGGAAATGTCTCAAAGATATATTTCAGACCGCTTTTTACCGGATAAAGCCATTGACCTGATCGATGAGGCTTCCGCAAAATTAAGAATGGAAATCAATTCAAAACCGGAAGAGCTGGATGTTTTAGACAGAAGGTTGATGCAGCTGGAAATTGAATTGGCCGCTATTTCAAGAGAAGGTAACCAGACTAAAATCGACCATTTAAAAGAAGATATCGCTAAAATTTCTGAACAGAGAAATGAGATCAATGCAAAATGGCTGAAAGAAAAACAGAAAAGTGAAGATTTAACTCAGATAAAAAAAGAGATTGAATCCTTAAAACATGAAGCAGAAAGAGCTTCCAGAGCAGGAGATTATGCCAAAGTTGCAGAAATTCAGTATGGGAAACTGCGTGAAAAAGAGGATGAGCTTGCCAAAGTGGAGCTTGAAATGCAAAACCATCAGAATGAACTGATCAAGGAGGAAGTTACAGCAGAAAACATTTCTGAAGTCATCGCAAAATGGACAGGTATTCCGGTTACAAAACTATTACAGTCTGAAAGAGATAAATTATTGAATTTAGAGGCTGAGCTTCACCACAGAGTCGTAGGACAGGACGAAGCCATCCAGGCAGTAGCAGATGCAATCAGAAGAAACAGAGCCGGGCTGAGTGATGATAAGAAACCTATCGGATCATTCCTGTTCCTCGGAACAACCGGTGTGGGTAAAACCGAACTGGCAAAAGCACTGGCTGAATTTTTATTCGATGATGAAAACAATATGACCAGAATTGATATGAGTGAGTACCAAGAGCGTCATAGTGTTTCCAGATTGGTCGGAGCGCCTCCGGGATATGTAGGATATGATGAAGGTGGACAATTGACTGAAGCCGTAAGAAGAAGACCTTATTCTGTTGTGCTTCTTGATGAGATTGAAAAGGCACATCCTGATGTTTTCAACACCCTTTTACAGGTGCTGGATGACGGTCGTCTGACCGATAATAAAGGACGTGTCGTGAATTTTAAAAATTCAATCATCATCATGACCTCTAATTTAGGTTCACATCTGATCCAAGAGAATTTTGAAAACTTAACCGAGGAAAACCAGGATGAGATTGTGGATAAAACCAAAGAAGAAGTATTCGATTTATTGAAACAGACCTTACGCCCGGAATTCCTGAACAGAATTGATGAGATTGTGCTGTTCCAGCCTTTAAGAAAAAAAGAAATCGGAAAAATCGTTCAGTATCAGTTGAGAGGATTCAATGATCTATTGGCTAAACGAAATATTATCATGACCTTCACCCAGGATGCTGTAGATTATCTGATGGACAAAGGATATGATCCGGCTTTCGGAGCAAGACCTTTAAAAAGAGTAATCCAGCAGGAAGTCCTGAACAAACTTTCTAAAGAGATCCTTGCCGGAAATGTAAAAGACGGAGACAGAATCACATTGGATTACTTCGTAGAAACAGGTTTGGTTTTCAGACCTACCGAAAAATAA
- a CDS encoding TetR/AcrR family transcriptional regulator, giving the protein MELKEKQRKILDVAVELFKEKGYMGSSVRDLATKLNIKAASLYAHIRSKEEILEWICFGIAQEFFDQLQEVKSTDISPKDKLNLFLDKHLSVVLKNRDVTHIYSNEWKHLEERLPEFVELRKNYQQEVEALISEIYQAEGWELKSPSFTTRFILHTLNNSYFWFKRSSDSTDEITEEIRNKILFGLLGNRNA; this is encoded by the coding sequence ATGGAACTTAAAGAAAAACAAAGGAAAATATTAGATGTAGCCGTAGAGCTTTTCAAAGAGAAAGGTTATATGGGAAGCTCTGTAAGAGACCTGGCTACAAAGCTTAATATTAAGGCTGCCTCTTTATATGCACACATCCGTTCAAAGGAAGAAATTCTGGAATGGATCTGTTTTGGCATTGCACAGGAGTTTTTCGATCAGCTTCAGGAAGTAAAAAGTACCGATATCAGTCCGAAAGATAAACTGAACCTTTTTCTGGATAAACACCTTTCTGTTGTTCTTAAAAACCGTGATGTGACCCACATCTATTCCAACGAATGGAAACATCTGGAAGAAAGACTTCCTGAGTTTGTAGAGTTGAGAAAAAACTACCAGCAGGAAGTAGAAGCGCTTATTTCAGAGATTTACCAGGCAGAGGGCTGGGAACTGAAATCTCCCTCCTTCACTACACGATTTATTCTTCATACTTTAAATAATTCTTATTTCTGGTTTAAGAGAAGCAGCGATTCTACCGACGAGATTACAGAGGAAATCAGAAACAAGATTCTTTTTGGTCTGTTAGGCAATCGAAATGCATAA
- a CDS encoding phenylacetate--CoA ligase produces the protein MDFSVEYLELGQLRQLQTDRLINLISYVGEKSEFYKRKFDELGMSPRDIRSIEDITKLPITYKQDLRDHYPFGLFAVPKSELQRIHCSSGTTGKPTVVGYTKEDVDLFSEVVARSLNAAGARSGMQLHNAYGYGIFTGGLGLHYGAEKLGMSVLPISGGMTARQVDLIIDFRPEVICCSPSYALTIADEFAKRGISADEISLKYAVLGSEPWTEIIRNHIEERLGLHATNIYGLSEIIGPGVSMEDFEEKGGAYIWEDHFYPEILDPVTKEAVPFGEEGVLVITTLTKKAMPLLRYWTNDITSLYYDENAKRTMVKMRPIVGRADDMLIVRGVNVYPSQIEDAFSHIKGVVPNYYLTPIEKEHMCVALDIDVEIDDELVDAQKIKANTDDYFNFVGKFGKNIENEIKKRVGITTKVKVHAQDSLPKCEGGKINRILKK, from the coding sequence ATGGATTTTTCAGTTGAATATCTGGAGCTGGGTCAGTTGAGACAGCTTCAAACCGATCGGTTGATCAATTTGATCAGCTACGTGGGAGAGAAGTCGGAATTTTATAAAAGGAAATTTGATGAATTGGGTATGTCTCCACGGGATATAAGGTCGATTGAGGATATCACTAAACTTCCGATTACGTACAAACAGGATTTGAGGGACCATTATCCTTTCGGGTTATTTGCTGTTCCTAAAAGTGAACTCCAAAGGATTCACTGCTCAAGCGGAACAACAGGAAAGCCAACAGTAGTAGGATATACCAAAGAAGATGTAGATCTTTTCAGCGAAGTCGTTGCCAGATCTTTGAATGCCGCCGGTGCAAGATCGGGAATGCAATTGCATAATGCATATGGCTATGGAATTTTCACAGGAGGTCTTGGCCTTCATTACGGTGCAGAAAAATTAGGAATGAGTGTTCTTCCTATTTCCGGAGGAATGACTGCCAGACAGGTTGATCTGATTATAGACTTTAGGCCTGAAGTCATCTGCTGCTCTCCATCTTATGCACTGACGATAGCAGATGAATTTGCAAAAAGAGGAATATCTGCTGATGAAATCAGTCTTAAGTATGCCGTATTGGGCTCAGAACCATGGACAGAAATCATAAGAAACCATATTGAAGAAAGACTGGGACTGCATGCCACAAATATTTACGGTTTGAGTGAAATAATAGGCCCCGGAGTTTCTATGGAGGACTTTGAAGAAAAAGGAGGCGCTTACATCTGGGAAGATCATTTTTATCCAGAAATTCTGGACCCTGTCACAAAAGAAGCGGTTCCTTTCGGAGAAGAAGGAGTATTGGTCATCACAACATTAACCAAGAAAGCAATGCCGCTTTTACGCTACTGGACAAATGATATTACAAGTCTTTATTATGATGAGAATGCCAAAAGAACAATGGTGAAAATGAGACCTATTGTTGGCAGAGCGGATGATATGCTGATTGTAAGGGGAGTAAATGTGTATCCGAGTCAGATTGAAGATGCTTTTTCACATATAAAAGGCGTGGTTCCCAATTATTATTTGACTCCGATAGAAAAAGAACATATGTGTGTCGCTTTGGATATTGATGTGGAAATTGATGATGAGCTTGTAGATGCTCAAAAAATAAAAGCAAATACCGACGATTATTTTAATTTTGTCGGAAAATTCGGAAAAAACATAGAAAACGAAATCAAGAAAAGAGTAGGGATCACTACAAAAGTGAAAGTCCATGCTCAGGATAGTTTGCCAAAGTGCGAAGGTGGAAAAATTAATAGAATACTAAAAAAATAA